A window of the Equus asinus isolate D_3611 breed Donkey chromosome 20, EquAss-T2T_v2, whole genome shotgun sequence genome harbors these coding sequences:
- the LOC139041108 gene encoding LOW QUALITY PROTEIN: olfactory receptor 51H1-like (The sequence of the model RefSeq protein was modified relative to this genomic sequence to represent the inferred CDS: inserted 1 base in 1 codon) → MLNSNASHANQNSFILTGNLGMPDKNPWMAFPLGFLYTLTLLGNGTILAVIKLDQSLREPMYYFLSILTLTDVTLSMFSLPSMLSIFWFNTLEIPFDACITQMFFIHGFEGVESRVLVSMAFNTFVAIQDLLCYASILTHGTIGKIGIAFLTGEVCLAFPVPFLIKQLSFCHSNVLSHSYCLHQGAMRLACASISINNLYGFIXVIFTLRLEALIILFYVLILKTVLGIASRAERLKALNICLSHICSVLLFYVPLIGITMIHRFGKHLSPVMHVLLANIYLFLTPVVNPIVYSMKTKQI, encoded by the exons ATGCTGAACTCTAATGCATCACATGCCAACCAGAATAGTTTCATTTTGACAGGTAACCTGGGGATGCCAGATAAAAATCCATGGATGGCCTTTCCCCTGGGGTTTCTCTACACACTGACTCTCCTGGGAAATGGTACCATCTTAGCTGTCATCAAGCTAGATCAAAGTCTCCGTGAGCCTATGTACTACTTCCTCTCTATCTTGACTCTGACAGATGTTACTCTCTCCATGTTCTCATTGCCCTCCATGCTCAGCATTTTCTGGTTTAATACCCTTGAGATTCCCTTTGATGCATGTATCACACAGATGTTCTTCATCCATGGATTTGAAGGGGTAGAATCAAGAGTATTAGTGTCCATGGCCTTCAACACATTTGTGGCCATACAAGACCTGCTATGCTATGCTTCCATCCTCACTCATGGCACCATTGGCAAGATTGGAATAGCTTTCCTCACTGGGGAAGTCTGTTTGGCCTTCCCTGTGCCCTTCCTTATAAAGCAGCTATCCTTCTGCCATTCCAATGTCTTGTCTCATTCATACTGTCTCCACCAAGGTGCAATGAGACTAGCCTGTGCCAGTATCAGCATCAACAACCTCTATGGCTTCA ACGTCATCTTCACATTGCGGCTGGAAGCCCTTATAATTCTCTTTTATGTGCTCATCCTGAAGACTGTGCTGGGCATTGCTTCCAGAGCTGAAAGACTCAAAGCCCTCAACATCTGCCTCTCTCACATCTGCTCTGTGCTCCTTTTCTATGTTCCTCTCATTGGCATCACCATGATCCACAGATTTGGGAAGCATTTATCACCAGTAatgcacgtgcttctggcaaatATCTATTTGTTTCTTACCCCTGTAGTAAACCCCATTGTTTATAGCATGAAGACAAAGCAGATATGA